The region GAAATACGGGTACTTTATACCAGAGAAGATGATAGCTTTGTGAAGCTTTTTAAAAGGGCCGAAATAGCCAACCGAAATGAGGCTGATCTTTTTGTATCTATACATGCTAATGCCTCGCCAAGTAACAGGGCTTTTGGTACCGAAACATTCGTAATGGGTTTGCATAAAACAGAAAGTAATTTGGAAGTTGCTCAAAAAGAAAATGCTGTAATTACCCTGGAGGAAAATTATGAAGAACACTATGAAGGTTATGATCCACACAGTGCAGAATCCTACATTATTTTTTCTTTAATGCAAAACGCGTTTCTGGAACAGAGCCTCAGGGCTGCTGAGTTAACTCAAAAAGAGTTCCGCGAACGGGCCAGGCGAAAAGACAGAGGGGTAAAACAAGCTGGTTTTCTGGTTTTATGGAAAACAACCATGCCAAGTATACTAATTGAAACAGGATTTATTTCCAATAGCAATGAAGAGGCTTATTTGAATTCGGATCAGGGAAAAGACTACCTGGCTTCGGCCATATTCAGAGCTATTCGTTCTTACTATGAAGAGATGAAAGCTCAAAAAGCCGAAGAAAGACCTCAAAGTGAAAAGCAAATTGCACAATCAGAAACACAAAATAAATCTAATGATATCTATTTTATGGTGCAGCTAACAGCCTCTTCTCAAATGGCAGATACTGCAAAAGCACCTTTCTCAAACCTTGATGATCCGCTTGAAATACAAAAAATAGGCAAATATTATAAATATTTTTACGGGAAGGTAAATAACTATAAAGAAGCAACAAAACTCCAAAAACATTGCAAGACGCATTTTCCAGATGCATTTATAGTTGCTTTCGAAGGCGATAATCCCATTTCCGTGCAAAAGGCTATAAAAAGTGTGCAATAAAATTGTATATTGTTTATCTTTACATAACATGCATGAAAGTACTAAGTAATGAATAATAAATTTAAATACATATTAATTGGACTTCTGGCAGCAATTACCATTTTAATTTTTGTTTTCGGGCTAAATTACCTTAAAGGCAAAAATTATTTTATTGAGGAAGATACTTATTATGTGGTCTATAATAGGATAGAAGGGTTAACCAAATCCAGCCCTGTTCTGCTTAACGGTTATAATGTGGGTCAGGTGCGCGAAATCCGTTTTCACAACGTTAAAAAAGGTAATCTGATTGTGGAGTTTGTCGTCAAAAAAGATATCCACATTCCCCAAAAGTCCATAGCCCGTATTTTTAGTCAGGATTTAATGGGTACCAAAGCCATTGATCTTGTATTTTCAGATAAAGACAGTCTGCTAACCACAGGAGACACCTTACTTGCTGAAACCGAGGAAAGCCTGAAAGAACAGGTTAGTATTGAAATGCTACCCTTAAAAAATAAAGCAGAGGATTTATTGCGCGAAATGGAGGATGCAATAAAAATTATCAACTTAATTTTTAATGAACGTACCAGGCAAAATTTAAAACAGATTATTGAAGAATTAAATTACACATCTAAAAATTTACGTTCCAGCACTGCCAGTGTTGATACTTTACTTTTGAATGAAAAGCAACGCATTCACAGGCTATTGGTTAATTTGGAATCTATAACCAATAATTTTAGCGAGAATAATGAAAATATTACAAACCTTATGGCAAACCTCGAGGTGCTAACAGATTCGCTAAAACGGGTAGATTTTAATGGAACTGTGGCAGAGGCAGACTCAACAATTTTAGCCATCAATAGTGTATTGAATAAAATACAAACCCAGGAGGGCACTCTTGGCAAACTTATCTATAACGATTCCCTCTATAATGCACTTAATGAGAGTACTGAAGATATAGGATTGCTTGCCGAAGATTTACGCGTAAATCCTAAAAGGTACCTGCACTTTTCGGCGTTTGATCTTGGTCGTACAATGTATGTGCTCGATGAAGATAAAATGGAAAAGCGTGCAAAGAAGA is a window of Salinivirga cyanobacteriivorans DNA encoding:
- a CDS encoding N-acetylmuramoyl-L-alanine amidase family protein — encoded protein: MNRLQKISIIYVIFSMFILPYAAHCAEDEDQFVVVLDAGHGGKDSGARGSFSMEKDVVLDITKQVGHYIQNHLPEIRVLYTREDDSFVKLFKRAEIANRNEADLFVSIHANASPSNRAFGTETFVMGLHKTESNLEVAQKENAVITLEENYEEHYEGYDPHSAESYIIFSLMQNAFLEQSLRAAELTQKEFRERARRKDRGVKQAGFLVLWKTTMPSILIETGFISNSNEEAYLNSDQGKDYLASAIFRAIRSYYEEMKAQKAEERPQSEKQIAQSETQNKSNDIYFMVQLTASSQMADTAKAPFSNLDDPLEIQKIGKYYKYFYGKVNNYKEATKLQKHCKTHFPDAFIVAFEGDNPISVQKAIKSVQ
- a CDS encoding MlaD family protein → MNNKFKYILIGLLAAITILIFVFGLNYLKGKNYFIEEDTYYVVYNRIEGLTKSSPVLLNGYNVGQVREIRFHNVKKGNLIVEFVVKKDIHIPQKSIARIFSQDLMGTKAIDLVFSDKDSLLTTGDTLLAETEESLKEQVSIEMLPLKNKAEDLLREMEDAIKIINLIFNERTRQNLKQIIEELNYTSKNLRSSTASVDTLLLNEKQRIHRLLVNLESITNNFSENNENITNLMANLEVLTDSLKRVDFNGTVAEADSTILAINSVLNKIQTQEGTLGKLIYNDSLYNALNESTEDIGLLAEDLRVNPKRYLHFSAFDLGRTMYVLDEDKMEKRAKKNDGNYHVLIDESASPVSMDYYDKIDNVEQRVVNDTYLYTVGNYEKKRKAKRFLKKVRKNYPKARIIYINKGQFTYVD